From the genome of Tsukamurella pulmonis:
CCGTCGCCGCGGGAGGCATCGGCGAGCAGCCGCTCGTCGGAGGCGTGGTCGGAGGCCGGCCCCGTCGGATCCCAGGGCGGCGTCGGGTCTGTGCCGTGCATATCGGTCACCGGATCCCCCGATCCGGCGGGCCGCGAGATGGTGTTCCCCCACTCGGTCATGCACGGATGTTAGAGGGGCCCGATACCGTTCTGAGACCGTTTCTTTGCAATTCGATCACCGATATCGAAAACGCGCGGATCTTTGCGATCACGCATCCGCTCGCGTTCGGCGTGTGATCGGTCTTACACTGGAGCGCAAGGCCAGGTGGCGCACCCGTCGCTGTGGATTCTCCATTTCACTGCGCGAGCTATCAGGAGGCCTCTCATGGTCGATTCGTCCCGTCCGTCCCCGTCCGTGCCCACCGGCGCTGTGCCCGGCTCCCCACTCTCCTCATCCGGCACAGGCGCCGTCCTCGGCACCGGTCCCGGCACCGATCGTGCCGTCGTCGACGCCGCCGTCGGTCGTGCCCGCCGCTGGCTGCAGGTCAGTCGCGGTCCCCGCCCCGCCGACGTCGGGCGGCGCGAAGCGGCCGCCACATCCAGTCTCGCAGCGCTGCTGCATGATCCGAGTGGCGTCGAGTTCACGATGGGCTTCGTCGATCAGGTCGCCCGGCCCGAGGACGATCACGTCGCCGCGAAGGCGCTGCGCCGGCTCGTCTCCCCCGCCGCCGGTGGCGCTCCCGGACGCGCGTTCATGAGCCCCGTCGACGCCGCGCTGCTGCGCGCGGGCACCGTCGCCGCCGGCATCGCCCCGTCGATCGCGATGCCCGTGGCCCGCCTGCGACTGCGGCAGCTGGTGGGGCACTTGGTCTTCGACGCCGACGGCGACAAGCTGCAGCGCCGCCTGCGCCGCGCCCGCGAGGCCGGGGTGCGGCTGAACCTCAACCTGCTCGGCGAGGCCGTGCTCGGCCAGGGCGAGGCCGACAACCGGCTCGCCCGCACCCACGAGCTGCTCTCGAACCCGTCCGTGGATTACGTCTCGATCAAGGTGAGTTCCGTCGTCGCGCAGCTCAACCCGTGGGATCTCGAGGGCAACCGGGACCGGATCGTCGAGCGACTGCGACCGCTGTACCGCACCGCCCGCGACGGCGGGAAGTTCGTCAATCTCGACATGGAGGAGTACAAGGACCTCCACCTGACCCTCGAGGTCTTCACCGCGCTCCTCGACGAGCCCGAGTTCCGTTCCCTCACCGCCGGAATCGTGCTCCAGGCCTACCTTCCCGACGCTCCCGGCGCGATGGCCCGGCTCACGGAGTTCGCCCGGCGCCGCGTGGCCGAGGGCGGCGCGCCGATCAAGGTGCGCCTGGTCAAGGGCGCCAACCTCGCGATGGAGCGGGTGGACGCCGAGCTGCACGACTGGCCGCTCGCGACCTACGGCACCAAGGCCGACGTCGACGCGGACTACCTGCGGATGGTGGACGCCGCGCTGCGGCAGGAGAACGCCGACGCTCTGCGCATCGGCGTCGCCTCGCAGAACCTTTTCTCCGTGGCGTACGCGGTCGAGTTGGCGGAGCAGCGGAACGTGCAGCGGCAGTTGGACATCGAGATGCTGCAGGGCATGGCGCCGATGGAGGCCGCCGCCGTCCGCGCGGACGTGGGTTCGCTGATCCTCTACACCCCGGTCGTGCGGACCGGGGACTTCGACGTGGCCGTGAGCTACCTGGTGCGGCGCCTGGAGGAGAACGCGTCGAGCGAGAACTTCCTGTACTCCATGTTCAGCCCCGACCCGGGCGCGATCGCCCTGGAGGAGGAGCGCTTCCGCACGGCCGTCGCGCGCCGCCACGCGGTGCAGGACGGGCCGAACCGCGTGCAGGACCGCGGCACCGAGACGGTGCTCGCACAGCACGGCCCGTTCACCGGCGAGCCGGACACCGACCCGTCCACCCCCGGCAACCGGGCCTGGGCCTGCGCCGCCCTCGCGCGGCCGGACGATGTCGAACCCCCTGCGCAGGTGAGTGATCCGGCCGCAGTCGACGGAGCCGTCGCGGCGGCGCTCGAGGCCCAGCGGGCGTGGGCGGCGCGGCCGGCGAGCGAGCGGGCGGCCCAGTTGCACCGTGTCGCCGACGAGCTCGCGCGGCGCCGCGGCGACCTGCTCACCGTGATGTCGTACGAGGCGGGCAAGACCGTCACCGAGGCGGATCCCGAGATCTCCGAGGCCATCGACTTCGCCCGGTACTACGCGCACAGCGCGTCGGCGCTGCAGGACGACGAGGCCGCGTTCACGCCGCACCGGCTGGTGGTCGTCACCCCGCCGTGGAACTTCCCCGTCGCGATCCCGCTCGGCGGCGTGCTGGCCGCCCTCGCCGCCGGCGCGGCCGTCATCATCAAGCCCGCCCCGCAGGTCCTGCGCTGCGGCACCGCCGCGATCGCCGCCCTGCACGCCGCGGGAGTCCCCGAGCACCTCGTGCAGCTCGTCAACGCCGACGAGGCCGATGCCGGTCGCCGGCTGGTCACCCACCCCGAGGCCGACGCGGTCGTGCTCACCGGGGCCAGCGAGACCGCGGCCCTGTTCCGCGGCTGGCGGCCCGAGCTCGAGCTGCTGGCCGAGACGTCCGGCAAGAACGCGATGGTGGTGACGCCGGCCGCCGACCCCGATCTCGCGGTGAACGACCTGGTGCGCAGCGCCTTCGGGCACGCCGGACAGAAGTGCTCCGCGGCTTCGCTCGCGATCCTCGTGGGCAGTGTCGGCGACTCGCAGCGCTTCCTCGGCCAGCTGCAGGACGCAGTCCGCACCCTCGCCGTGGGCGAGGGGCACGACCTCGGCACCACGGTCGGCCCGCTCATCGAACCCGCTGCGGGCAAGCTGCTGCGCGGGCTCACGCAGCCCGCTCCGGGCGAGCGCTGGCTCGTCGAGCCTCGCCGCCTCGACACGGCCGGCCGCCTCTGGTCGCCCGGCGTGCTCGACGGAGTCGCCGAGGGCAGCTGGTTCCACACCACCGAGCTCTTCGGCCCGGTGCTCGGCATCATGCGCGCCGCGAGCCTCGACGAGGCGCTGCGCCTGCAGAACTCCACCGGGTACGGCCTCACCGCCGGCCTGCACAGCCTCGACCCCGAGGAGATCGCCCACTGGCGCGAGAAGGTGGAGGCGGGCAACCTCTACATCAACCGGCACATGACCGGAGCCATCGTGCAGCGGCAGTCCTTCGGCGGCTGGAAGCGCTCCTCGATCGGCCCGGGCGCCAAGGCCGGAGGACCCAACTACGTGGCCCAGTTCGGGCGGTGGGCCGACACCGTCGTGCCGTCCGCACCCGAGGTCGCGCCGACGGTGTTCAGCGAGCGGATCATCGCCGGAGCGCGGCACCTCACCGCGGAGGACGTGGCCTGGCTGCACGCCGCGGCCGCGTCCGACCAGCGGGCGTGGGACGCCGAGTTCGGCGTCGAGCACGACCCGACGGGACTGGCGAGTGAGGCGAACGTCTTCCGCTACCGGCCGCTCCCCCACCTCGAGGTGCGCGTGGGCGCGGAGGCCCGCCCCCGCGACCTGGTGCGGCTGCAGCTCGCCGCGGCCCGCACCGGCACCCGGCTCGACGTGACGGCGAGCCCCGACGCCCCGCCGCTGCCCTTCGACGCGCCGGTACACGCGGCGCAGGAGTACGCCGACGGCCTCGCCCGGCGGGCCGAACCCGTGCGCATCCGCGTGCTCGGGACCCCCGAACCGGAGGTGGCCGCCGCCGCGGCCGCGCACGGGCACAGTGTGCTCCGCGGACAGGTGCTGCTCTCCGGCCGCCGCGAGCTGCTCAGCGTGCTGCGCGAGCAGGCCGTGAGCACCACGCTGCACCGCTACGGGCACCTCACCGGAGGGACCGGCACCGCGTAGCCGCGCCCGCTAGGCCCACACGCCGGAGCTGCCCCGCCGGTGACTGCCGATGAGGTGATCGTCGACGATGCCCACCGCCTGCATCAGCGCGTACATGGTGGTGGGCCCGACGAACCGGAAACCCCGGCGGCGCAGCTCCTTCGACAGCGCGATCGACTCCGGCGACGTGGCCGCCACCTCGGCCATGGTGCGCGGGGCCGGGGTGCGCTCGGGCTGGAAGGACCACACCAGATCCACCAGCCCGCCGTCCTCGCGCAGCGCGAGGACGGCGCGGGCGTTGCCGATGGTGGCCTCGATCTTCTGCCGATTGCGGATGATGCCCGGATCGGCCATCAGGCGCTCGACGTCCCCCTCGTCGAACGCGGCCACCGCATCGGGATCGAAGTCGGCGAAGCCGGCGCGGAACGCCGGCCGCTTGCGCAGCACCGTGGCCCACGACAGTCCCGCCTGGAAACCCTCCAGCGAGATGCGTTCGTAGAGGCCGCGCTCGTCGCGGATCGGCATGCCCCACTCGGTGTCGTAGTACTCGCGCAGCAGGCCCTCGGCCGCCCAGGCCGGTCGCGCCAGACCGTCCTCGCCGATCACCACACCGTCGTCGTGTTCCGTCATCTCGTCCCCCTCGATCGAGCGCGCCCGGCGGGCGCCGTCCTCGCACCGTAGGGCACGACACCGACAAGTCCGCCGTAAGCGTCCCTTCAGTGGCATCGACGAGGATCGGCCCATGTCCGTCCGAACCGACCCGCTCCGGCTGCTGCGGGCCCGCTGGTGCCTGCTCGCGGCGGCGCAGCCCGTGCTCGCGGCCGGCGGCGCGCCGCTACCCTTCCGGGTCACCGTCGACGGCACCGAGCGCGGCGTCGCCCGGTACGACGCCTCGTCGACCGCCGGCGCGACGCTCGCCTGGTTCGGCCCGGACCGCGCCGTGCTCTCCTGCGGCGATCTCGGGTGGCACGTGCCGGGAGCGCCGGGGGCCGCCGAGCGGATGGCGGGCGGACCGTCGTGGCTCGAGCACGTGTCGGCCCTCGATCACCGGCTCAGCGCCGGCCGGTACGGCTGGGCCGGGGTCTGGGACGGGGGCGGGTTCGATGCCGGGGAGGCCCCGGAGCCCGGTGCGCCGCTCCCCCCGGTCGGCAGCGCGGACGAGGTGGTGGCCGCCCTCGCCGGACGTCTCGAGAACGGCGACGGACTGCAGCACGTGGTCCGGATGTGCGAGTACGAGTGGCTCGACGCCGCCTCGTGGCGCGCCGCGTTCGGCGGCTTCGCACCGGAGCGGATGCTCGACGAGGCATGGCTCCGGCTGCGCGAGTGGGGTCTGACCCAGTGGACGGGCGACGGTCCGCGCTACGAGGGTGTGCCGGGCCGCACGCCCGAGCGGGCCCGCGCCGTCGCGGCCGAGCACGCTCGCGAACGGGGGATGCAGATCCCGGAGGAGGTCCGGGTGGAGTCCGCGTTGCGGACTCGAACAGGCTGGCGCGTAAGGTTCCTCGACTACCGGGACGTGGAATCCGGTCGGCCGCTGGTGATCTCGGTGCCCGATACGGGGCCCGCGTGGATCGAAACCGCGGCGCGGGTCATCAGGATCCCTGGAACGCGACCTGATTGATCGTGGTGTACCACGAGTTGCCGGACTCCTTGGTGAGACCGGTGATCCACACCAGCACGTACCGGGCGCGCGGGGCCACGGTGCTGACGTGGAAGTCGTTGGCGCCCGGGCGCAGCGTGCCGGACCACACCAGCGAGGTCTCGCCCAGCTCCTTGACCGAGTCCTTCGTCGACGTGCGCACCTCGACGGTGCTGCCCGCGCTCGGGGAGGTGATGGTGCCGCGCGTCAGCGAGACCGCCTTGTCGAGCGTGACCAGGAATCCGACGCCCTTCTTCAGGTTTCCGAAGGCGGGCCCGGCCCGGTAGGTGTCCGTCTTCCACGACGGGGTCTTCCCGGTGAGCACGTTCGCCAGGTTCGTCGCCGGGTCCTTCGAGGAGGCGAAGTCCACGAGGGCGACGTCGGTGGACTTCACCGGGGCGCCGACGCCGGGCGCCGGGGCCGGCGCCGCGCTCTGCTCGGCCGTCGCGCTCGTGGTGTAGAGCGAGCTCACGCCCGACTGCGTGTCCTTGCCACCCGTCAGGCTGCTGATCAGCAGCGTGAGCCCGATGATCACCAGCAGGGCGACCGCGCACGCCGCGATCACGAGCAGGGGAACGTTCTTCTTGCCGCCCGAGATGCGCTGCAGCAGTGTGGGCTTGGACTGGATCCGCTTGGCGGGAGTGGGCTGCTGGGACAGCGGCACGGCCGGCTCGGAGCGGGGCGGCGCCTGACGGGGTGCCTCGCGCGGGGGCTCGGTGCGCACGGCCGCCAGCAGGTCGGTCTTCACGTCGACGACCGAGGCCTGATCGAGCAGCTGCTGCACCGTGGCGGCGGTGCGGATGCCCTGGCCGCCCTCGAGCGTGCGGGTGGCGACCGCCGAGATCTCGAACGGGATGTCGCGCTTGGCGTCCCGCGGTTCGACGGGATTACCGTTCGCGTCGGCGTCCGCCTGCCGGATGCCGGCGACGGTGCCCGTCCCGGTGGTCACGGTGCGGCCCGTCGCATCGTCGAGCGGCCAGCGCTCGAGCAGCAGGGCGTAGAGCACCGCGCCGAGGCCCCGGACGTCGGACTCCTTGGTGGCGTCGGCCAGCGTGCCGGGGAAGGCGAGGTAGGCGTGCCCGTCCTGCGAGATGCGCACGCGGTCCGGGTGGTCGATGGAGAGGGCGGCGCCGGCGCGGTGAGCGCCCTCGGCGGCACCGGCCAGGGCGCGCACGGCCTTCGCCGCGCCGATCGCCGACGGATGGGTACCGGCCACGTCGGCCAGCGAGCTGCTGGGGACCCACTCGGCGACCACGATGCCGCCCGAGCTGCCGCGCACCACGTCGAGGACGCGGGCCAGGCCGTTCGAGTGCACGCGGCCCAGGCGCAGCGTGCGGGAGAGGATCGACTGCGGGCCCTCGCCGCGCATGCTGATCTGGGCGCCGCGCTCGGGAACCGGGGCGCGCTGCTCGGAGTCGACGAAGGTCAGTGCCACGTCGCGGTCGAGGTTGATGTCGCGCGCCTGCCAGAACTGCAGCCCGCGGATCCCGCCGTAGTGCTCGATGAGCCGGTAGCGGCCGCCCGCCACGACGGCGCCCGGGATCAGCTCGGGGCCGCGGGGCGCATCGTCCTCGTCCCACGACGGTGCGGCGGGCTCGGGCGAGGCCGGCAGGCCGGCCTGCGGAGCCGGCGACGCGGACGGCAATCGCATCTGTCCGGTCCCCGGTGCCTCGTTGCCGGACGTGCGTGCGGAGTCGTCCTCGGTCACTGCGAATGCTCCTCTTCTGCGGTATCGAAGGCCCGTGGTCGGTGTTTGCTCGCCCGCCCGCGGGCGCCGGGGAACATGGCTTTGACCAGCATACG
Proteins encoded in this window:
- a CDS encoding bifunctional proline dehydrogenase/L-glutamate gamma-semialdehyde dehydrogenase — protein: MVDSSRPSPSVPTGAVPGSPLSSSGTGAVLGTGPGTDRAVVDAAVGRARRWLQVSRGPRPADVGRREAAATSSLAALLHDPSGVEFTMGFVDQVARPEDDHVAAKALRRLVSPAAGGAPGRAFMSPVDAALLRAGTVAAGIAPSIAMPVARLRLRQLVGHLVFDADGDKLQRRLRRAREAGVRLNLNLLGEAVLGQGEADNRLARTHELLSNPSVDYVSIKVSSVVAQLNPWDLEGNRDRIVERLRPLYRTARDGGKFVNLDMEEYKDLHLTLEVFTALLDEPEFRSLTAGIVLQAYLPDAPGAMARLTEFARRRVAEGGAPIKVRLVKGANLAMERVDAELHDWPLATYGTKADVDADYLRMVDAALRQENADALRIGVASQNLFSVAYAVELAEQRNVQRQLDIEMLQGMAPMEAAAVRADVGSLILYTPVVRTGDFDVAVSYLVRRLEENASSENFLYSMFSPDPGAIALEEERFRTAVARRHAVQDGPNRVQDRGTETVLAQHGPFTGEPDTDPSTPGNRAWACAALARPDDVEPPAQVSDPAAVDGAVAAALEAQRAWAARPASERAAQLHRVADELARRRGDLLTVMSYEAGKTVTEADPEISEAIDFARYYAHSASALQDDEAAFTPHRLVVVTPPWNFPVAIPLGGVLAALAAGAAVIIKPAPQVLRCGTAAIAALHAAGVPEHLVQLVNADEADAGRRLVTHPEADAVVLTGASETAALFRGWRPELELLAETSGKNAMVVTPAADPDLAVNDLVRSAFGHAGQKCSAASLAILVGSVGDSQRFLGQLQDAVRTLAVGEGHDLGTTVGPLIEPAAGKLLRGLTQPAPGERWLVEPRRLDTAGRLWSPGVLDGVAEGSWFHTTELFGPVLGIMRAASLDEALRLQNSTGYGLTAGLHSLDPEEIAHWREKVEAGNLYINRHMTGAIVQRQSFGGWKRSSIGPGAKAGGPNYVAQFGRWADTVVPSAPEVAPTVFSERIIAGARHLTAEDVAWLHAAAASDQRAWDAEFGVEHDPTGLASEANVFRYRPLPHLEVRVGAEARPRDLVRLQLAAARTGTRLDVTASPDAPPLPFDAPVHAAQEYADGLARRAEPVRIRVLGTPEPEVAAAAAAHGHSVLRGQVLLSGRRELLSVLREQAVSTTLHRYGHLTGGTGTA
- a CDS encoding DNA-3-methyladenine glycosylase I produces the protein MTEHDDGVVIGEDGLARPAWAAEGLLREYYDTEWGMPIRDERGLYERISLEGFQAGLSWATVLRKRPAFRAGFADFDPDAVAAFDEGDVERLMADPGIIRNRQKIEATIGNARAVLALREDGGLVDLVWSFQPERTPAPRTMAEVAATSPESIALSKELRRRGFRFVGPTTMYALMQAVGIVDDHLIGSHRRGSSGVWA
- the murJ gene encoding murein biosynthesis integral membrane protein MurJ, which produces MSRAEPRHIPPSNRPTSGGSTDGATDGGGTSSLLRSTGSVAVATLTSRVTGFLRTVLLAAILGPAIASAFSVANQMPQQVSELVLGQVLTALVIPVLVRAEMEDKDRGQAFFERLFTLSLTILGVALIVSLALSPVLVGLLVGDSKVDEGLTQALVVMFLPQLMFYGLSALFTAMLNTRDEFKPGAWAPVACNIVQITTLVTFYFMPGELTINPTDMSQPKLLVLGIGSTLGVVLQALVLLPAMRRSGIKLRLRWGVDDRLKHFGSMGIAIVTYVFISQVGWYAVTPILSHASGGGPAVYQYAWMVLQLPYGVIGVALLTAVMPRLSRNAANGNRNAVLDDLAVATRITMVALVPIVAFMTVFGPSIGRALFNFGQFSRDDANFLGTAITFSAFVLIPYAMVLIHLRVFYAQERAWIPTGIVVAIVIVQVALSYLVLVVTDDDHRIVELVGTARGLAYTAGAIMGWYLLRRTLGPLHLTNVARTLIQTITVSVLVTVTVYVIMQLPVLKAIDRSGPLGAFLYLAIAGVLCLTLIYALLALWRVPDVLAILAPLRRIAGRFIPALRPSAPSEPERAASRAPDTREMRLDELEAYASLRREEITAQLPRIADDIGLPYAGQSHVPRRPRAGEQTPTTGLRYRRRGAFAVTEDDSARTSGNEAPGTGQMRLPSASPAPQAGLPASPEPAAPSWDEDDAPRGPELIPGAVVAGGRYRLIEHYGGIRGLQFWQARDINLDRDVALTFVDSEQRAPVPERGAQISMRGEGPQSILSRTLRLGRVHSNGLARVLDVVRGSSGGIVVAEWVPSSSLADVAGTHPSAIGAAKAVRALAGAAEGAHRAGAALSIDHPDRVRISQDGHAYLAFPGTLADATKESDVRGLGAVLYALLLERWPLDDATGRTVTTGTGTVAGIRQADADANGNPVEPRDAKRDIPFEISAVATRTLEGGQGIRTAATVQQLLDQASVVDVKTDLLAAVRTEPPREAPRQAPPRSEPAVPLSQQPTPAKRIQSKPTLLQRISGGKKNVPLLVIAACAVALLVIIGLTLLISSLTGGKDTQSGVSSLYTTSATAEQSAAPAPAPGVGAPVKSTDVALVDFASSKDPATNLANVLTGKTPSWKTDTYRAGPAFGNLKKGVGFLVTLDKAVSLTRGTITSPSAGSTVEVRTSTKDSVKELGETSLVWSGTLRPGANDFHVSTVAPRARYVLVWITGLTKESGNSWYTTINQVAFQGS